A DNA window from Hordeum vulgare subsp. vulgare chromosome 1H, MorexV3_pseudomolecules_assembly, whole genome shotgun sequence contains the following coding sequences:
- the LOC123452215 gene encoding beta-hexosaminidase 1, translating to MPPELLACLFLALVAVSASGAAAARRHPTPANSTATGNPVYIWPLPKNFTSGTRTLAVDPDLALDPRGPGGGASAVAEAFGRYRSLIFSPWAHAARPASAGYDVATLTVVVASADETLELGVDESYTIYIAVAGGANSIVSGATIEANTIYGAIRGLETFSQLCVFNYDTKNVEVRYAPWYIQDEPRFAFRGLMLDTSRHYLPVDVIKQVIDSMSFSKLNVLHWHIIDEQSFPLEIPSYPNLWKGSYSKSERYTVEDARYIVSYAKKRGIHVMAEIDVPGHAESWGNGYPKLWPSLSCTEPLDVSSNFTFEVITGILSDMRKIFPFGLFHLGGDEVYTGCWNLTPHVKQWLDERNMTTKEAYKYFVLKAQEIAIDLNWIPVNWEETFNSFGESLNPRTVVHNWLGPGVCPKVVAKGLRCIMSNQGVWYLDHLDVPWEQVYTAEPLAGINDTAQQKLVLGGEVCMWGETADTSDVQQTIWPRAAAAAERMWSQLEAISAQDLETTVLARLHYFRCLLNHRGIAAAPVTNFYARRPPIGPGSCFLQ from the exons ATGCCCCCGGAGCTCCTCGCTTGCCTCTTCCTGGCCCTCGTCGCCGTCTCCGCCTCCGGCGCGGCGGCGGCCCGGCGCCACCCGACCCCGGCGAACTCCACCGCCACGGGGAACCCGGTGTACATCTGGCCGCTGCCGAAGAACTTCACCTCCGGCACGCGGACCCTCGCCGTCGACCCCGACCTCGCGCTCGACCCGCGGGGCCCCGGCGGCGGCGCCTCGGCCGTCGCCGAGGCGTTCGGGAGGTACAGGTCCCTCATCTTCTCCCCGTGGGCGCACGCGGCCCGCCCCGCCTCGGCGGGGTACGACGTCGCCACGCTCACCGTCGTCGTCGCCTCCGCCGATGAGACG CTGGAGCTGGGAGTGGACGAGAGCTACACGATCTACATCGCGGTGGCGGGCGGCGCCAATTCCATCGTCAGCGGAGCAACCATAGAG GCTAATACCATATATGGAGCTATTCGCGGATTAGAG ACATTCAGTCAGTTATGTGTTTTTAACTACGACACAAAAAATGTTGAAGTGCGCTATGCACCATGGTACATTCAGGATGAACCACGCTTTGCCTTCCGTGGCTTGATGCTAG ACACCTCAAGGCATTACCTCCCAGTTGATGTGATAAAGCAAGTCATTGACTCCATGTCATTTTCTAAGCTG AACGTTCTTCATTGGCATATCATCGACGAACAATCTTTTCCATTGGAGATACCATCATATCCAAATCTATGGAAGGGTTCATATTCAAAATCAGAGCGGTACACAGTGGAAGATGCACGCTATATTGTCAG TTatgctaagaaaagag GTATTCATGTCATGGCGGAGATTGACGTACCTGGTCATGCAGAATCATG GGGAAATGGATATCCAAAACTTTGGCCTTCTCTTAGCTGTACAGAGCCATTAGATGTTTCTAGTAATTTCACATTCGAAGTAATAACTGGAATTTTGTCTG ATATGAGAAAAATCTTTCCATTTGGGTTGTTTCACCTTGGTGGTGATGAAGTATATACAG GTTGCTGGAATTTAACACCCCATGTGAAGCAGTG GCTTGATGAACGCAACATGACTACAAAGGAAGCTTACAAATACTTCGTGCTGAAAGCTCAGGAGATAGCAATCGATCTTAACTGGATTCCTGTAAATTG GGAGGAAACCTTCAACTCATTCGGAGAAAGCCTCAATCCCCGGACTGTTGTGCATAACTG GTTGGGTCCTGGAGTCTGCCCTAAAGTTGTTGCAAAGGGTCTGAGATGTATAATGAGTAACCAAGGTGTATGGTACCTTGATCATCTTGATGTTCCGTGGGAACAAGTCTACACGGCCGAGCCACTTGCAGGAATAAACGACACAGCACAACAAAAGCTGGTACTAGGTGGAGAGGTTTGCATGTGGGGTGAGACGGCAGACACCTCTGATGTTCAACAAACAATATGGCCACGAGCAGCTGCGGCAGCAG AGCGTATGTGGAGTCAGTTGGAGGCCATTTCCGCCCAAGACCTGGAAACAACCGTCCTGGCTCGGCTACACTACTTCAGATGCCTGCTGAATCACCGTGGAATCGCTGCAGCTCCAGTcacaaacttctatgctcggcgacCTCCGATCGGCCCTGGATCATGTTTTCTGCAGTAA
- the LOC123452299 gene encoding protein-tyrosine-phosphatase MKP1 isoform X1 → MANPDDGGGGRKFWRSASWSASRAAEAAPEAAPLPPRMGPPPLTPRSKGRACLPPLQPLAITRRSLDEWPKAGSDDVGEWPNPTTPGASKAGGGPGSAKPGEGLRLDLSTLRSQGRKDQIAFFDKECSKVADHVYLGGDAVAKNRDILRKNGITHVLNCVGFVCPEYFKSDLIYRTLWLQDSPTEDITSILYDVFDYFEDVREQAGRVFVHCCQGVSRSTSLVIAYLMWREGQSFDDAFQFVKAARGIANPNMGFACQLLQCQKRVHAIPLSPNSVLRMYRLAPHSPYAPLHLVPKMLNEPSPAALDSRGAFIVHVLSSIYVWVGIKCDTVMEKDARAAAFQVVRYEKVQGQIKVVREGLEQPEFWDAFSSAPINSDSKMKLGKEQIDSPSRTGVGSRRVESYDSDFDLVQKAIAGGVVPAFSSSGTGDETHLPARESSWSLLRRKFISRSLSRVYSDSALIRDLDPRVQHLTAEASISPPFLSPSSLSSDSTISSKYSSDSPSLSPSTSSPPSLGHSPASSNLPHALVPSSRSPLRQSSNAEHSKPVLGSTRSPSKVSSIAERRGGFSGLKLPSLPKELVLPPRAPSIHKAEEVTDKANTNGVAQLIGVSCPEKCTGTSSTATDSNSEATAHSETILIEHTNSEACNYVQLLAYRWPCMEKLTAFARKDLDPKTVFIFVAPNASRSAEAVKMVCVWVGGEYECSKGVDSIDWQQVAGDFLNQKGFNNTLPVKVFKEHETENLLEVLDAR, encoded by the exons ATGGCCAAccccgacgacggcggcggcgggcgcaAGTTCTGGCGCTCCGCGTCGTGGTCGGCGTCCCGGGCCGCCGAGGCGGCGCCGGAGGCGGCGCCGCTCCCGCCCCGGATGGGCCCGCCGCCGCTCACCCCGCGGTCCAAGGGCCGGGCCTGCCTCCCGCCGCTGCAGCCGCTCGCCATCACCCGCCGCAGCCTGGACGAGTGGCCCAAGGCGGGCTCCGACGACGTGGGCGAGTGGCCTAACCCCACCACCCCCGGCGCGTCCAAGGCGGGCGGCGGCCCGGGCTCCGCCAAGCCCGGGGAGGGCCTCCGGCTCGACCTCTCCACCCTCCGCTCGCAGGGCCGCAAGGACCAGATCGCCTTCTTCGACAAGGAGTGCTCCAAGGTGGCCGACCACGTCTACCTCGGCGGCGACGCCGTCGCCAAGAACCGCGACATCCTGCGCAAGAACGGCATCACCCACGTCCTCAACTGCGTCGGCTTCGTCTGCCCCGAGTACTTCAAGTCGGACCTCATCTACCGCACGCTCTGGCTGCAGGACAGCCCCACCGAGGACATCACCAGCATCCTCTACGACGTGTTTGATTACTTCGAGGACGTGAGGGAGCAGGCCGGCCGCGTGTTCGTGCATTGCTGCCAGGGGGTCTCGCGCTCCACCTCGCTGGTCATCGCGTATCTGATGTGGAGGGAAGGGCAGAGCTTCGACGACGCCTTCCAGTTTGTGAAGGCCGCCAGGGGGATCGCGAATCCCAACATGGGGTTCGCATGCCAGCTGCTTCAGTGCCAGAAGCGGGTGCATGCCATTCCTCTGTCCCCAAACTCGGTGCTCAGGATGTATCGGTTGGCACCTCACTCGCCCTATGCTCCACTGCATCTGGTGCCCAAAATGCTGAACGAGCCCTCGCCTGCGGCCCTCGACTCTAGGGGTGCATTCATAGTTCATGTGCTCTCGTCGATTTATGTTTGGGTTGGAATTAAATGTGATACGGTAATGGAGAAGGATGCGAGAGCGGCAGCTTTTCAGGTGGTGAGGTATGAGAAGGTGCAGGGGCAGATCAAAGTTGTCAGAGAAGGGTTGGAGCAACCTGAATTTTGGGACGCCTTTTCCAGTGCACCTATTAATTCAGACAGCAAAATGAAGCTTGGCAAGGAGCAGATTGATTCACCATCCAGGACTGGCGTCGGAAGCCGGAGAGTGGAGTCTTATGATTCTGACTTTGATCTCGTCCAGAAAGCGATAGCTGGGGGTGTTGTTCCAGCATTCTCGTCTTCTGGGACTGGAGATGAGACCCATCTTCCAGCGAGAGAAAGTAGTTGGAGTTTACTAAGGCGCAAGTTTATCTCAAGATCACTATCTCGAGTTTATTCAGATTCTGCTCTGATAAGGGACTTGGATCCACGGGTACAGCACTTGACTGCAGAGGCATCAATATCACCGCCTTTCCTTTCTCCGAGCTCTCTCTCATCGGATTCAACCATTAGTTCAAAGTACAGTTCAGACTCACCTTCCCTGTCACCTTCAACTAGCTCCCCACCGTCACTTGGTCATTCACCTGCTTCATCTAATTTGCCACACGCTTTGGTGCCATCATCTAGGTCTCCTCTTCGCCAGTCATCTAATGCGGAACATTCAAAGCCTGTCCTGGGATCAACACGCTCTCCGTCCAAGGTCTCGTCTATagcagaaagaagaggaggatttTCAGGTCTGAAGCTACCATCACTCCCAAAGGAGCTAGTATTGCCACCACGGGCACCATCTATTCACAAAGCAGAGGAAGTCACGGATAAGGCTAATACCAATGGTGTGGCACAGCTTATTGGTGTTTCTTGCCCAGAGAAATGCACCGGAACTAGTTCAACAGCAACTGACAGCAACTCAGAGGCTACTGCCCACAGTGAGACCATATTAATTGAGCATACTAACTCAGAGGCCTGTAATTATGTTCAACTACTAGCCTACCGATGGCCCTGCATGGAGAAGCTGACTGCATTCGCTCGCAAGGATCTTGACCCAAAAacagtttttatttttgttgctccTAATGCCAGCAGAAGTGCAGAAGCAGTTAAAATGGTATGCGTATGGGTAGGAGGTGAATATGAGTGCAGCAAAGGCGTTGACAGTATTGATTGGCAGCAAGTTGCTGGTGATTTTCTTAATCAGAAGGGGTTCAACAACACTCTTCCTGTTAAG GTTTTCAAGGAGCATGAAACCGAGAATCTTTTGGAGGTGCTGGATGCTCGTTAA
- the LOC123452299 gene encoding protein-tyrosine-phosphatase MKP1 isoform X2 produces MWREGQSFDDAFQFVKAARGIANPNMGFACQLLQCQKRVHAIPLSPNSVLRMYRLAPHSPYAPLHLVPKMLNEPSPAALDSRGAFIVHVLSSIYVWVGIKCDTVMEKDARAAAFQVVRYEKVQGQIKVVREGLEQPEFWDAFSSAPINSDSKMKLGKEQIDSPSRTGVGSRRVESYDSDFDLVQKAIAGGVVPAFSSSGTGDETHLPARESSWSLLRRKFISRSLSRVYSDSALIRDLDPRVQHLTAEASISPPFLSPSSLSSDSTISSKSPLRQSSNAEHSKPVLGSTRSPSKVSSIAERRGGFSGLKLPSLPKELVLPPRAPSIHKAEEVTDKANTNGVAQLIGVSCPEKCTGTSSTATDSNSEATAHSETILIEHTNSEACNYVQLLAYRWPCMEKLTAFARKDLDPKTVFIFVAPNASRSAEAVKMVCVWVGGEYECSKGVDSIDWQQVAGDFLNQKGFNNTLPVKVFKEHETENLLEVLDAR; encoded by the exons ATGTGGAGGGAAGGGCAGAGCTTCGACGACGCCTTCCAGTTTGTGAAGGCCGCCAGGGGGATCGCGAATCCCAACATGGGGTTCGCATGCCAGCTGCTTCAGTGCCAGAAGCGGGTGCATGCCATTCCTCTGTCCCCAAACTCGGTGCTCAGGATGTATCGGTTGGCACCTCACTCGCCCTATGCTCCACTGCATCTGGTGCCCAAAATGCTGAACGAGCCCTCGCCTGCGGCCCTCGACTCTAGGGGTGCATTCATAGTTCATGTGCTCTCGTCGATTTATGTTTGGGTTGGAATTAAATGTGATACGGTAATGGAGAAGGATGCGAGAGCGGCAGCTTTTCAGGTGGTGAGGTATGAGAAGGTGCAGGGGCAGATCAAAGTTGTCAGAGAAGGGTTGGAGCAACCTGAATTTTGGGACGCCTTTTCCAGTGCACCTATTAATTCAGACAGCAAAATGAAGCTTGGCAAGGAGCAGATTGATTCACCATCCAGGACTGGCGTCGGAAGCCGGAGAGTGGAGTCTTATGATTCTGACTTTGATCTCGTCCAGAAAGCGATAGCTGGGGGTGTTGTTCCAGCATTCTCGTCTTCTGGGACTGGAGATGAGACCCATCTTCCAGCGAGAGAAAGTAGTTGGAGTTTACTAAGGCGCAAGTTTATCTCAAGATCACTATCTCGAGTTTATTCAGATTCTGCTCTGATAAGGGACTTGGATCCACGGGTACAGCACTTGACTGCAGAGGCATCAATATCACCGCCTTTCCTTTCTCCGAGCTCTCTCTCATCGGATTCAACCATTAGTTCAAA GTCTCCTCTTCGCCAGTCATCTAATGCGGAACATTCAAAGCCTGTCCTGGGATCAACACGCTCTCCGTCCAAGGTCTCGTCTATagcagaaagaagaggaggatttTCAGGTCTGAAGCTACCATCACTCCCAAAGGAGCTAGTATTGCCACCACGGGCACCATCTATTCACAAAGCAGAGGAAGTCACGGATAAGGCTAATACCAATGGTGTGGCACAGCTTATTGGTGTTTCTTGCCCAGAGAAATGCACCGGAACTAGTTCAACAGCAACTGACAGCAACTCAGAGGCTACTGCCCACAGTGAGACCATATTAATTGAGCATACTAACTCAGAGGCCTGTAATTATGTTCAACTACTAGCCTACCGATGGCCCTGCATGGAGAAGCTGACTGCATTCGCTCGCAAGGATCTTGACCCAAAAacagtttttatttttgttgctccTAATGCCAGCAGAAGTGCAGAAGCAGTTAAAATGGTATGCGTATGGGTAGGAGGTGAATATGAGTGCAGCAAAGGCGTTGACAGTATTGATTGGCAGCAAGTTGCTGGTGATTTTCTTAATCAGAAGGGGTTCAACAACACTCTTCCTGTTAAG GTTTTCAAGGAGCATGAAACCGAGAATCTTTTGGAGGTGCTGGATGCTCGTTAA